A region of Myxococcus stipitatus DSM 14675 DNA encodes the following proteins:
- a CDS encoding ParB/RepB/Spo0J family partition protein, translating to MVKAADQKRALGRGLSALIPQAAPGKGGDSAANKSGVIKLPIESIHRDKEQPRRHFDEEKLKELTESIKAQGILMPILVRKDQDGYRIIAGERRWRASQAAGLKEVPVIIKEVSEVQAFELALVENLQRADLNPIEEAEGYKRLAEEFKLSQEQISQRVGKERSTVANALRLLALPADVKNMVADGSLSMGHARALLGVPRLPEMQNLAKQVAEKKLSVRDTERLVQQSRSHGKKDAGKTPPKQSPQVKSLVEELQRRLGTKVRLTERSPGKGTIEVDFFSYDDLDRLLKLLRKE from the coding sequence TTGGTGAAAGCAGCAGACCAGAAACGAGCCCTCGGCCGCGGCCTCTCCGCGCTCATCCCCCAGGCCGCTCCCGGCAAGGGCGGTGACTCGGCCGCGAACAAGTCCGGCGTCATCAAGCTCCCCATCGAGTCCATCCACCGGGACAAGGAGCAGCCCCGCCGCCACTTCGACGAGGAGAAGCTCAAGGAGCTCACCGAGTCCATCAAGGCCCAGGGCATCCTCATGCCCATCCTCGTCCGCAAGGACCAGGACGGCTACCGCATCATCGCCGGCGAGCGCCGCTGGCGCGCCTCCCAGGCCGCGGGCCTCAAGGAGGTCCCCGTCATCATCAAGGAGGTCTCCGAGGTTCAGGCCTTCGAGCTCGCCCTCGTCGAGAACCTCCAGCGCGCCGACCTCAACCCCATCGAAGAGGCGGAGGGCTACAAGCGCCTGGCGGAGGAGTTCAAGCTCTCCCAGGAGCAGATCAGCCAGCGCGTGGGCAAGGAGCGCTCCACCGTCGCCAACGCCCTGCGCCTGCTGGCCCTGCCCGCGGACGTGAAGAACATGGTCGCGGATGGCTCCCTGAGCATGGGCCACGCGCGCGCGCTGCTGGGTGTCCCCCGCTTGCCGGAGATGCAGAACCTGGCCAAGCAGGTGGCGGAGAAGAAGCTCTCCGTGCGTGACACGGAGCGCCTGGTCCAGCAGAGTCGCTCCCACGGCAAGAAGGATGCGGGCAAGACGCCGCCGAAGCAGAGCCCGCAGGTGAAGTCCTTGGTGGAGGAGCTTCAGCGCCGCTTGGGGACCAAGGTCCGGTTGACCGAAAGAAGCCCCGGAAAGGGCACCATCGAGGTGGACTTCTTCTCCTACGATGACCTGGACCGGCTGTTGAAGCTGCTCAGGAAGGAGTAG
- a CDS encoding helix-turn-helix domain-containing protein, translating into MDTELASMLGAAARAARVRLGLTQADVAERIGMASEVYGRLERGHMLPSVQNLRRLCVVLNVPPHQLLGLGDELAAPPPGKEKSSGKVREDDTPEMRRLLRNLKKLSAVQLKLMNLVASAMQQKKK; encoded by the coding sequence ATGGACACAGAACTGGCGAGCATGCTGGGAGCGGCGGCGCGGGCTGCCCGGGTGCGGTTGGGCCTGACGCAGGCCGATGTGGCGGAGCGGATTGGCATGGCGTCGGAGGTGTACGGCCGCCTGGAGCGAGGCCACATGCTGCCCAGTGTGCAGAACCTGCGCCGGCTGTGCGTGGTGCTGAATGTGCCGCCGCACCAGTTGCTGGGGTTGGGGGATGAGCTGGCGGCGCCTCCGCCCGGGAAGGAGAAGTCGAGCGGGAAGGTGCGCGAGGACGACACGCCGGAGATGCGGCGGTTGCTGCGCAACCTGAAGAAGCTGTCCGCCGTGCAGCTCAAGCTGATGAATCTGGTGGCGTCGGCGATGCAGCAGAAGAAGAAGTAG
- the egtB gene encoding ergothioneine biosynthesis protein EgtB, whose product MSWTAGSSTTRTTGAPDAPGAWKARAWAELEAARARVLAMLAGLPERVLRNQHSPLMSPLIWDVAHIANYEEQWLLRALGAPALTDPAFDTLYDAFRHPRSIRSTLPLLPPEAAFAYAARVREAVREHLMERVPEHSFEPLLVDGFVFGMVAQHEQQHAETLAATLQLMTEVEYRIPSQRLLPRAGRVPREPVFIPGGPVRLGTDAPWAYDNEQPSHVREVAPFLLDAHPVTNGDYLAFIESGGYEDSRWWHPKGWDFVRAERLGHPQFWLPQDQGRWLRRRFGQVEPLPPDEPVQHVCWYEADAYARWAGKRLPTEAEWEKAARGSDGALREHPWGHGAPTSARANLGGDAWRPAPVGSHPEGVSQDGVWGLLGDVWEWTSSDFQPYAGFRAYPYREYSEVFFGDEYKVLRGGAWASAPVAVRNGFRNWDYPIRRQIFAGFRCASAV is encoded by the coding sequence ATGTCCTGGACCGCGGGCAGCTCGACGACTCGAACGACAGGCGCCCCTGATGCCCCGGGGGCGTGGAAGGCCCGCGCCTGGGCGGAGCTGGAGGCCGCGCGAGCGCGCGTGCTGGCCATGCTCGCCGGGCTGCCGGAGCGGGTGCTGCGCAACCAGCACTCGCCCTTGATGTCGCCGCTCATCTGGGATGTCGCGCACATCGCCAACTACGAAGAGCAGTGGCTGCTGCGAGCCCTGGGCGCGCCGGCACTCACGGACCCGGCCTTCGACACCCTCTACGACGCCTTCCGCCACCCTCGGAGCATCCGCTCCACGCTCCCGCTGCTGCCGCCCGAGGCCGCGTTCGCCTATGCCGCGCGCGTGCGTGAGGCCGTGCGCGAGCACCTGATGGAGCGCGTGCCCGAGCACAGCTTCGAGCCCCTGCTCGTGGACGGCTTCGTCTTCGGCATGGTGGCGCAGCATGAGCAACAGCACGCGGAGACACTCGCGGCCACGCTCCAGTTGATGACGGAGGTGGAGTACCGCATCCCTTCCCAGCGGCTGCTTCCGCGCGCGGGGAGGGTGCCTCGCGAGCCGGTGTTCATCCCCGGCGGCCCGGTGCGCCTGGGCACGGACGCGCCCTGGGCCTACGACAACGAGCAGCCTTCCCACGTGCGCGAAGTCGCGCCCTTCCTGCTGGACGCGCACCCCGTCACCAACGGCGACTACCTGGCCTTCATCGAGTCCGGCGGCTACGAGGACTCACGCTGGTGGCACCCCAAGGGCTGGGACTTCGTGCGCGCGGAGCGGCTCGGGCATCCCCAGTTCTGGCTGCCGCAGGACCAGGGACGGTGGCTGCGCAGGCGCTTCGGCCAGGTCGAGCCCCTGCCCCCCGACGAGCCCGTGCAGCACGTGTGCTGGTACGAAGCGGACGCGTACGCGAGGTGGGCCGGCAAGCGCCTGCCCACGGAGGCCGAGTGGGAGAAGGCCGCGCGCGGCTCCGACGGCGCCCTTCGCGAGCACCCGTGGGGACATGGGGCGCCCACGTCCGCGCGAGCGAACCTGGGCGGCGACGCGTGGAGACCCGCGCCCGTGGGCAGCCATCCCGAAGGCGTCAGCCAGGACGGTGTCTGGGGATTGTTGGGGGATGTCTGGGAATGGACGTCGAGCGACTTCCAGCCCTACGCGGGGTTCCGCGCGTATCCGTATCGAGAGTACTCCGAGGTCTTCTTCGGCGACGAATACAAGGTTCTCCGAGGAGGAGCCTGGGCCAGCGCGCCCGTGGCGGTGCGCAATGGCTTTCGCAATTGGGATTACCCCATCCGCCGGCAGATTTTCGCCGGCTTCCGTTGTGCGTCCGCGGTGTGA
- a CDS encoding serine/threonine-protein kinase yields MMTAHPLALRPGMKVGPWRVMARLGQGAFGAVFQVENGGRLHALKFALRGPSSDDLDRTDARAVRELACLLHAVHPHVVRVWAHGRWPDARTGYHYVVLDYVEGDTLSNWVKREAPSARRVARMFSQLAWTLGELHTRNVFHRDLKPTNILVRAADDSPILVDFGSANHAESQPLTEGPLPPGTPQYRSPEALRFHRENHSTRDAHYVFRATDDLYALGVTLYEVLTGTSAFSRSLPREVLAEYIETRMPTPASTMNERVPLALDVISQQLLRKRPEERYQDGGALHAALEAALDSATLDWDRPLFTRSLEEDSSEETPTPTSETVLLAPWPVPLPRPSSRRSSPTGGRAGPDEAPSASFPRAPLREAIARPRPATHPRRGLARRLTWVGVGVGVLVLLGWVFSLLR; encoded by the coding sequence ATGATGACGGCCCATCCGCTGGCGTTGCGTCCGGGGATGAAGGTCGGCCCCTGGCGGGTCATGGCGCGCCTGGGCCAAGGGGCCTTCGGCGCCGTGTTCCAGGTGGAGAACGGCGGCCGGCTGCACGCGCTCAAGTTCGCGCTGCGCGGGCCGAGCAGTGATGACCTGGACCGGACGGATGCGCGCGCCGTCCGGGAGCTCGCGTGTCTGCTCCACGCGGTGCATCCCCACGTCGTCCGGGTCTGGGCCCACGGGCGCTGGCCCGACGCCCGCACCGGCTATCACTACGTCGTCCTCGACTACGTGGAGGGCGACACGCTCTCCAACTGGGTGAAGCGCGAAGCCCCGTCCGCGCGCCGCGTGGCGCGGATGTTCTCCCAGCTGGCCTGGACGCTGGGGGAGCTGCACACGCGCAACGTCTTCCACCGCGACCTCAAGCCCACCAACATCCTCGTGCGCGCCGCCGACGACTCCCCCATCCTGGTGGACTTCGGCAGCGCCAACCACGCCGAGTCCCAGCCGCTCACCGAGGGGCCCCTCCCCCCGGGCACGCCCCAGTACCGCAGCCCCGAGGCCCTCCGCTTCCATCGCGAGAACCACTCCACGCGGGACGCGCACTACGTCTTCCGCGCCACGGATGACCTCTACGCCCTGGGCGTCACGCTGTACGAGGTGCTCACGGGGACCTCCGCCTTCTCGCGCTCGCTGCCGCGCGAGGTCCTGGCCGAGTACATCGAGACGCGCATGCCCACGCCCGCCTCCACGATGAACGAGCGCGTGCCGCTCGCGCTGGACGTCATCTCGCAGCAGCTGCTCCGCAAGCGCCCGGAGGAGCGCTACCAGGACGGAGGCGCGCTGCACGCCGCGCTCGAGGCCGCGCTCGACTCCGCGACGCTCGACTGGGACAGGCCCCTCTTCACGCGCTCCCTCGAAGAGGACTCCTCCGAGGAGACGCCCACGCCCACCAGCGAGACCGTCCTCCTCGCGCCCTGGCCCGTGCCCCTCCCCCGGCCGTCCTCGCGAAGGTCCTCGCCCACCGGAGGACGGGCGGGCCCGGACGAGGCGCCCTCCGCGTCCTTCCCCCGAGCCCCGCTGCGTGAGGCCATCGCGCGGCCTCGGCCCGCGACACACCCGCGGCGCGGACTCGCGCGGAGGCTCACGTGGGTGGGAGTCGGGGTGGGGGTGTTGGTGCTGCTCGGCTGGGTGTTCTCGCTGCTGCGCTGA
- a CDS encoding ParA family protein, with protein sequence MGRIICISNQKGGVGKTTTAINLAASLASAERRTLLVDMDPQGNAGSGLGLKQDKLHGTIYDALLNGRPMKELFHPTELRYLQVVPATPDLTGAEVELVGQENREFRLRDALRPLASEFDYIIIDCPPSLGLLTLNALSAADSVLIPLQCEYYALEGLSQLTHTIDLVKQGLNPDLKMEGILLTMFDARANIAHQVVEEVRGYFKDQVFQVVVPRNVRLSECPSFGKPIILYDIKSKGCESYLALGRELMKRDTPKSPRRRVA encoded by the coding sequence GTGGGTCGAATCATCTGCATCTCCAATCAGAAGGGCGGCGTGGGCAAGACGACCACCGCCATCAACCTCGCCGCGAGCCTGGCCTCCGCAGAACGCCGCACGCTCCTGGTCGACATGGACCCGCAAGGCAACGCGGGCAGCGGCCTGGGCCTCAAGCAGGACAAGCTCCACGGCACCATCTACGACGCCCTCCTCAATGGTCGCCCCATGAAGGAGCTCTTCCACCCCACCGAGCTGCGCTACCTCCAGGTCGTCCCCGCCACCCCCGACCTCACCGGCGCCGAAGTCGAGCTCGTCGGCCAGGAGAACCGCGAGTTCCGCCTCCGCGATGCCCTGCGCCCCCTGGCCTCCGAGTTCGACTACATCATCATCGACTGCCCGCCCTCGCTCGGCCTGCTCACCCTCAACGCCCTGTCCGCCGCGGACTCCGTCCTCATCCCGCTGCAGTGCGAGTACTACGCGCTCGAGGGCCTCTCCCAGCTCACCCACACCATCGACCTGGTGAAGCAGGGCCTCAACCCCGACCTCAAGATGGAGGGCATCCTCCTCACCATGTTCGACGCGCGCGCGAACATCGCCCACCAGGTCGTCGAGGAAGTGCGCGGCTACTTCAAGGACCAGGTCTTCCAGGTCGTCGTCCCGCGCAACGTGCGCCTGTCCGAGTGCCCGTCCTTCGGCAAGCCCATCATCCTCTATGACATCAAGTCGAAGGGCTGCGAGAGCTACCTCGCCCTCGGCCGGGAGCTGATGAAGCGCGACACCCCCAAGTCCCCCCGCAGGCGGGTGGCCTGA
- the egtD gene encoding L-histidine N(alpha)-methyltransferase: protein MVLPVVTTPEEGTRALPGVKVDVFVRPGDARRALRQEVIDGLCGTPKELSPRWLYDERGSQLFDDITRLPEYYPTRREREILLAHAGDVARLSGATTLIELGSGTSEKTRLLLDAMEEAGQLSRFVPFDVSEVFLRRAAASLAREYPGITVHAVVGDFEHHLGQLPRGGRRLVAFLGGTIGNLKPAERARFLHELSEGLLPGDGLLLGTDLIKDRQRLFAAYNDSAGVTAEFNRNVLTVLNRELGGDFDPEGFEHFAPFDEHNAWVEMRLVSRRAQTVWLSALKRRVDFTEGEVLRTEVSCKFEQARVESELDAAGLGLAAWWTDGAGDFALSLALKRG from the coding sequence ATGGTGCTGCCAGTGGTGACGACGCCCGAGGAGGGCACGCGAGCCCTCCCGGGGGTGAAGGTGGACGTCTTCGTGAGGCCCGGCGACGCGAGGCGCGCGCTGCGGCAGGAGGTCATCGACGGCCTGTGCGGGACGCCCAAGGAGCTGTCGCCCCGGTGGCTCTACGACGAGCGCGGCAGCCAGCTCTTCGACGACATCACCCGCCTGCCGGAGTACTACCCCACGCGTCGCGAGCGGGAAATCCTGCTGGCCCACGCGGGTGACGTGGCCCGGCTGAGCGGCGCCACCACGCTCATCGAGCTGGGCAGCGGCACCAGCGAGAAGACGCGTCTGTTGTTGGATGCGATGGAGGAGGCGGGGCAGCTGTCGCGCTTCGTGCCCTTCGACGTGAGCGAGGTCTTCCTGCGCCGCGCGGCGGCGTCACTCGCCCGCGAGTACCCGGGCATCACCGTGCACGCGGTGGTGGGCGACTTCGAGCACCACCTGGGCCAGCTGCCTCGAGGCGGTCGGCGGCTGGTGGCCTTCCTGGGCGGCACCATCGGCAACCTCAAGCCGGCGGAGCGCGCGCGCTTCCTCCATGAGCTGTCGGAGGGGCTGCTGCCAGGGGACGGGCTGCTGCTCGGCACCGACCTCATCAAGGACCGGCAGCGGCTGTTCGCGGCCTACAACGACAGCGCGGGCGTGACGGCGGAGTTCAACCGCAACGTGCTCACCGTGCTCAACCGCGAGCTGGGCGGGGACTTCGACCCGGAGGGCTTCGAGCACTTCGCGCCCTTCGACGAGCACAACGCCTGGGTGGAGATGCGGCTCGTCTCCCGGCGCGCGCAGACGGTGTGGCTGTCCGCGCTCAAGCGCCGGGTGGACTTCACCGAGGGCGAGGTGCTGCGCACCGAGGTCAGCTGCAAGTTCGAGCAGGCCCGCGTCGAGTCGGAGCTGGACGCGGCGGGCCTGGGCCTCGCTGCCTGGTGGACGGACGGAGCCGGAGACTTCGCCCTGTCCCTCGCGCTCAAGCGCGGCTGA
- a CDS encoding response regulator — MLCPMASAGKHGSVLVVEDEDDIRAAIAEILESEGYDVTVASNGREAMEELSDVRYVPRLILLDLMMPEMNGHELLVRRQAIPRLRNVPVMVLTAVTTDVPPGANGLLRKPFSVEELLEAVRSMMPIAA, encoded by the coding sequence ATGCTGTGCCCCATGGCCAGCGCTGGGAAGCACGGCTCCGTGCTCGTGGTGGAGGATGAAGACGATATCCGGGCCGCCATCGCGGAAATCCTCGAGAGTGAGGGCTACGACGTCACTGTCGCCTCCAACGGGCGAGAGGCGATGGAGGAGCTCTCCGATGTGCGGTACGTGCCGCGGCTCATCCTCCTGGACTTGATGATGCCGGAGATGAACGGGCACGAGCTGCTCGTCCGCCGACAAGCCATCCCCCGGCTGCGCAACGTCCCGGTGATGGTGCTCACGGCCGTCACCACCGACGTGCCGCCCGGGGCCAACGGCCTGCTGCGCAAGCCGTTCTCCGTGGAGGAGCTGCTGGAAGCCGTGCGGAGCATGATGCCCATCGCCGCGTGA
- the bacM gene encoding bactofilin BacM, with protein MALLGGKKDEAPSRPLFKREEESVSQRSGEVHTLLGKGSEFEGKLTFEGQVRIDGKFQGQIITKDVLVIGDGAKVQAEIQAGTVIINGQVEGNVKATQIIELKTPGRVKGNLETPSLSMDRGVIFEGSLKMENLGNNASRPPPPGGEKK; from the coding sequence GTGGCGCTCCTTGGCGGGAAGAAAGACGAAGCACCCAGCAGGCCTCTGTTCAAGCGGGAGGAGGAATCCGTGTCGCAGCGCTCTGGTGAGGTTCATACGCTTCTGGGCAAGGGAAGCGAGTTCGAGGGGAAGCTCACCTTCGAGGGACAGGTCCGTATCGACGGAAAGTTCCAGGGGCAGATCATCACCAAGGACGTGCTCGTCATTGGGGATGGCGCCAAGGTCCAGGCTGAAATCCAGGCCGGCACCGTCATCATCAACGGGCAGGTCGAAGGCAACGTGAAGGCGACCCAAATCATCGAGCTCAAGACGCCGGGCCGGGTGAAGGGCAACCTGGAGACGCCGTCCCTGTCCATGGACCGCGGGGTCATCTTCGAGGGCTCGCTGAAGATGGAGAACCTGGGCAACAACGCGTCCCGTCCTCCTCCCCCCGGCGGCGAGAAGAAGTAG